Within the Musa acuminata AAA Group cultivar baxijiao chromosome BXJ2-9, Cavendish_Baxijiao_AAA, whole genome shotgun sequence genome, the region gaaaagaacaagTGGCATCCCAATTAAACCGCTTATTATCGTACGTACGTCTACCATACATGTCTACCTCCTTCTTCTTTACAGAGAGTTCAATGAGTTCTTTTTCTTTGTTCGTAAGCTTAAAAGTTGGAGTAGATTTGCATTTGGTTTAGTATGTCCTCGAAGTTGTCATTGGGTTTCTCTATCGGATGGCTATGCATTCCTTCGTAGGTCGTCACCACGATGCTTTCGTCCCTCGACAGTCGCTGGACTTGCTTCTTCACGTTGCAACCTTGATGCGTGCACCGGTAGTAGCTTCTGCAACCAGATCAAGAAAACATGCTGAGTCGAGTCGACAATCAACTGCGATACATAACATCGAGCATCATTTCAGCATGGAAACGAAAAGAAATGGAAACAAGTGTCGAAGCGGCAAAAGGGAGACGGATCCAagttgctaacttgatcgtcactCATGCAACGATCAACAAGTTTTTTGATCTTTGGAGGAATTCAATTTCCTCCGACTTAGTTTTTTTTGCTTCTCACAGACACTAATGCAATTGTTTCCTTTAGTCAATAAAATCCTCTAATTTTCTTttcgaagaaaaaaaattaagagggAGAATAGATCATAAACATCCCCGCAATCACAAGGCTAAATTAGTAGAATGTTTCGGATACATCTGAATCCCTTTCTAGTTCTTTAGGTCGTGGCTGAATAGAAATGCTTAGAAGAATCAACGAATAGAATTCGAGGAATAATTCCAACAAATATAGCAAGAACAGCTAATTTCGCTCGCatgattctttatatatatatacacacacacatgagGAAAGATAAGACATGGACGTGACGTATACGTGCACAACAAAAAAACTTGGGCAGGATTGTGTTCGTAGTCAAGTTTGACCACCAAAACACTATTCCTTAGGAGAACGATGTCTGCCAAAGTATTGATCGGTGTGGAGTCCTTGTCGTCCTCTAGAAATGATATAGCCGCCTAGAAGAAGATAAGATGAAGAAAGGATCACTCATTTGGTTCTTTGAACTTTCCATCGAATGAGAAGAGTGCAACACTTGCCTTTCTCTCTTAGAAGGAAAAGCTTGCGTTCAAAGACAGCAATTGCTCCCTTAATTTTACAGCTCACCGTGCATCGATTGCATTAATCCTATCGTGATTCTTCCAAGAAATAGAGGAATTGCAGTGGTTTAGGACGCTTGCTTGCATCCCATTTTTTGACCTTAATAGTAAGTTCCCTCTGAGaagattggagagagagagagagagagagagagagagactaaccTAGGGAACTTGTTGTTCTTCACTGCCTTCTGCCCATACTTCCTCCAACGATAGCCGTCGTCGAGTATATCCACTTGGCTCCTAGTTTGGAAGGCATACCGCGGCCTCCtcaccttcttctccttcttcttgtcTGGCCTCGTCTCGTTCTCCATCGACGAAGCCAAGGATTTCATGTGGTGAGCTCCGCCTCCTTGCGGGCTCATACCCCTGCCCTCAAAATCCTTCAGCCCCAAGAGACCACTCGAGTTGCCACCGTGGAGACTGCCAAAGACGTGGGTGCTGCCGAGCATCTCGGAGGTTTGTGGAAACGAAGTAGAAGAGGAAGACGATTGCTGCGCAGGAAATAGGATGGGATACTTCTCCATGCTCTCCTTCTCTCTTTCTACAGACAGAGAGAAAGAGCGAAGGTAATAAATACACGGAATACTGGAAAGGTAGATAGATGGCGGCTATGGTTTTGGATATGAAGAGCTGTTGGTCACATCGCCATCTAAATGGAGG harbors:
- the LOC135623130 gene encoding probable WRKY transcription factor 43, whose protein sequence is MEKYPILFPAQQSSSSSTSFPQTSEMLGSTHVFGSLHGGNSSGLLGLKDFEGRGMSPQGGGAHHMKSLASSMENETRPDKKKEKKVRRPRYAFQTRSQVDILDDGYRWRKYGQKAVKNNKFPRSYYRCTHQGCNVKKQVQRLSRDESIVVTTYEGMHSHPIEKPNDNFEDILNQMQIYSNF